In one window of Onychomys torridus chromosome 5, mOncTor1.1, whole genome shotgun sequence DNA:
- the Gcdh gene encoding glutaryl-CoA dehydrogenase, mitochondrial has protein sequence MALRGVSARLLSRRPGLHFPCVPRTWSSAAAHTEKTQSRSAKSSRPGFDWRDPLVLEEQLTADEKLIRDTFRNYCQERLMPRILLANRNEVFHRDIVYEMGELGVLGPTIKGYGCAGVSSVAYGLLTRELERVDSGYRSMMSVQSSLVMHPIYTYGSEEQRQKYLPRLAKGELLGCFGLTEPNHGSDPGGMETRAHHNPSNQSYTLNGTKTWITNSPVADLFVVWARCEDNCIRGFLLEKGMRGLSAPRIEGKFSLRASSTGMIIMDNVEVPEENVLPNVSSLAGPFGCLNTARYGITWGVLGAAEFCLHTARQYALDRIQFGVPLARNQLVQKKLADMLTEITLGLHACLQLGRLKDQDKATPEMVSLLKRNNCGKALDIARQARDILGGNGISDEYHVIRHAMNLEAVNTYEGTHDIHALILGRAITGIQAFTVGK, from the exons ATGGCTTTGAGAGGCGTCTCCGCGCGGCTACTGAGCCGCAGGCCCGGCCTGCACTTCCCATGTGTCCCGCGTACGTGGAGCTCGGCGGCGGCACACACCG AGAAGACACAGAGTCGATCGGCCAAAT CCTCCCGACCTGGGTTTGACTGGAGGGACcccctggtgctggaggagcagCTGACTGCCGACGAGAAACTCATCAGGGACACCTTCCGCAACTACTGCCAGGAGAGGCTTATGCCTCGAATTCTGCTGGCCAATAGAAATGAAG TTTTTCACCGGGACATCGTGTATGAGATGGGGGAGCTGGGCGTGCTGGGACCTACCATCAAAG GGTATGGCTGTGCTGGCGTGTCATCAGTGGCCTATGGTCTCCTGACCCGAGAGCTGGAGAGGGTGGATAGCGGCTACAGGTCAATGATGAGTGTTCAGTCCTCCCTCGTCATGCACCCCATCTATACCTATGGGAGCGAGGAGCAGCGGCAGAAGTATCTGCCCCGGCTGG CCAAGGGTGAACTTCTGGGCTGCTTTGGGCTTACAGAGCCCAACCATGGGAGTGACCCAGGTGGCATGGAGACCAGAGCTCACCACAATCCATCAAACCAGAGCTACACTCTCAATGGGACCAAGACCTG GATCACCAACTCGCCCGTGGCTGACCTGTTCGTAGTGTGGGCTCGGTGTGAGGATAACTGTATACGGGGCTTTCTGCTGGAGAAGGGAATGCGGGGCCTCTCAGCCCCTAGGATTGAGGGAAAGTTCTCCTTGCGTGCCTCATCTACTGGTATGATCATCATGGACAATGTGGAGGTGCCCGAGGAGAATGTGCTCCCTAATGTGTCCAGCCTGGCG GGTCCTTTTGGCTGCCTTAACACTGCCCGATATGGCATCACATGGGGTGTGTTGGGAGCTGCTGAGTTCTGTTTGCACACAGCCCGGCAGTACGCCCTGGACAG GATCCAGTTTGGCGTCCCCTTGGCCAGGAACCAGCTGGTTCAGAAGAAGCTGGCGGACATGCTCACCGAGATCACACTGGGCCTCCACGCATGTTTGCAGCTTGGCCGTTTAAAGGATCAGGACAA GGCTACCCCAGAAATGGTCTCCCTGCTGAAGAGAAACAACTGTGGGAAAGCCCTGGACATTGCCCGCCAGGCCCGAGACATCCTAGGAGGAAATGGGATTTCTGATGAGTACCATGTGATCCGGCATGCTATGAATCTGGAGGCAGTGAACACTTACGAAG GCACCCATGACATTCATGCTCTGATCCTCGGGAGAGCAATTACTGGGATTCAGGCATTCACAGTTGGCAAGTGA